Proteins found in one Chlamydia pneumoniae TW-183 genomic segment:
- a CDS encoding autotransporter outer membrane beta-barrel domain-containing protein, with amino-acid sequence MGIKGTGIIVWVDDATAKTKNATLTWTKTGYKPNPERQGPLVPNSLWGSFVDVRSIQSLMDRSTSSLSSSTNLWVSGIADFLHEDQKGNQRSYRHSSAGYALGGGFFTASENFFNFAFCQLFGYDKDHLVAKNHTHVYAGAMSYRHLGESKTLAKILSGNSDSLPFVFNARFAYGHTDNNMTTKYTGYSPVKGSWGNDAFGIECGGAIPVVASGRRSWVDTHTPFLNLEMIYAHQNDFKENGTEGRSFQSEDLFNLAVPVGIKFEKFSDKPTYDLSIAYVPDVIRNDPGCTTTLMVSGDSWSTCGTSLSRQALLVRAGNHHAFASNFEVFSQFEVELRGSSRSYAIDLGGRFGF; translated from the coding sequence ATGGGTATCAAGGGAACTGGAATAATTGTTTGGGTCGACGATGCAACTGCAAAAACAAAAAATGCTACCTTAACTTGGACTAAAACAGGATACAAGCCGAATCCAGAACGTCAGGGACCTTTGGTTCCTAATAGCCTGTGGGGTTCTTTTGTCGATGTCCGCTCCATTCAGAGCCTTATGGACCGGAGCACAAGTTCGTTATCTTCGTCAACAAATTTGTGGGTATCAGGAATCGCGGACTTTTTGCATGAAGATCAGAAAGGAAACCAACGTAGTTATCGTCATTCTAGCGCGGGTTATGCATTAGGAGGAGGATTCTTCACGGCTTCTGAAAATTTCTTTAATTTTGCTTTTTGTCAGCTTTTTGGCTACGACAAGGACCATCTTGTGGCTAAGAACCATACCCATGTATATGCAGGGGCAATGAGTTACCGACACCTCGGAGAGTCTAAGACCCTCGCTAAGATTTTGTCAGGAAATTCTGACTCCCTACCTTTTGTCTTCAATGCTCGGTTTGCTTATGGCCATACCGACAATAACATGACCACAAAGTACACTGGCTATTCTCCTGTTAAGGGAAGCTGGGGAAATGATGCCTTCGGTATAGAATGTGGAGGAGCTATCCCGGTAGTTGCTTCAGGACGTCGGTCTTGGGTGGATACCCACACGCCATTTCTAAACCTAGAGATGATCTATGCACATCAGAATGACTTTAAGGAAAACGGCACAGAAGGCCGTTCTTTCCAAAGTGAAGACCTCTTCAATCTAGCGGTTCCTGTAGGGATAAAATTTGAGAAATTCTCCGATAAGCCTACGTATGATCTCTCCATAGCTTACGTTCCCGATGTGATTCGTAATGATCCAGGCTGCACGACAACTCTTATGGTTTCTGGGGATTCTTGGTCGACATGTGGTACAAGCTTGTCTAGACAAGCTCTTCTTGTACGTGCTGGAAATCATCATGCCTTTGCTTCAAACTTTGAAGTTTTCAGTCAGTTTGAAGTCGAGTTGCGAGGTTCTTCTCGTAGCTATGCTATCGATCTTGGAGGAAGATTCGGATTTTAA
- a CDS encoding ABC-F family ATP-binding cassette domain-containing protein: protein MSIVLDKIGKSLGTRILFDDVSVVFNPGNCYGLTGPNGAGKSTLLKIIMGMIEPTRGSISLPKKVGILRQNIDSFHDTTVLDCVIMGNTRLWEALQRRDNLYLQEFTDAIGMELGEIEEIIGEENGYRADSEAEELLTGIGIPNEMFDKKMAMIPIDLQFRVLLCQALFGHPEALLLDEPTNHLDLYSINWLGNFLKDYEGTVIVVSHDRHFLNTITTHIADIDYDTIIIYPGNYDDMVEMKTASREQEKADIKSKEKKISQLKEFVAKFGAGSRASQVQSRLREIKKLQPQELKKSNIQRPYIRFPLSDKSSGKVVLSLEAITKDYGDHQVIHPFSLEIYQGDKLGIIGNNGLGKTTLMKLLAGVEAPSSGSIKLGHQAICSYFPQNHSDVLADCGQETLFEWLRNRKTGINDQEIRSVLGKMLFGGDDAFKQIQALSGGETARLLMAGMMLENHNVLILDEANNHLDLESVSALSWAINDYKGTAIFVSHDRGLIQDCATKLLIFDKDKITFFDGTMVDYTAGHKQLL, encoded by the coding sequence ATGAGCATAGTATTAGATAAAATTGGCAAATCTTTAGGCACTCGAATTTTATTCGATGATGTTTCCGTCGTTTTCAACCCCGGGAACTGCTACGGTCTTACTGGTCCTAACGGCGCAGGAAAGTCCACCCTTTTAAAAATCATTATGGGAATGATAGAACCTACAAGAGGTTCGATTTCCTTACCTAAAAAAGTGGGGATCCTGCGTCAAAATATCGATAGCTTTCACGACACAACAGTCTTAGATTGTGTCATTATGGGAAATACTCGTCTTTGGGAAGCTTTACAACGCCGTGATAATCTCTATCTACAAGAATTTACTGACGCCATTGGAATGGAGCTTGGTGAAATTGAAGAGATCATCGGCGAGGAAAATGGGTACCGAGCAGATTCAGAAGCCGAAGAACTCCTCACAGGCATTGGCATCCCCAATGAGATGTTTGATAAGAAAATGGCTATGATTCCCATAGACCTACAATTTCGAGTTCTTCTTTGCCAGGCTCTCTTTGGTCACCCCGAAGCACTTCTTCTTGATGAGCCAACAAACCACTTGGACCTCTATTCCATTAATTGGCTGGGAAACTTTTTAAAAGATTATGAAGGCACTGTCATTGTAGTCAGTCACGACCGTCATTTCTTAAATACAATTACGACTCACATTGCTGACATTGATTACGACACGATCATTATCTACCCTGGAAACTATGACGATATGGTAGAGATGAAAACCGCGTCTCGCGAGCAAGAAAAGGCCGACATCAAATCTAAGGAAAAGAAAATTTCTCAGCTTAAGGAATTTGTTGCTAAATTTGGTGCGGGATCACGAGCGAGTCAAGTGCAGTCTCGATTAAGAGAGATTAAGAAGCTTCAGCCACAAGAATTAAAAAAATCCAATATCCAACGTCCTTACATTCGTTTCCCCCTATCTGACAAATCCTCAGGGAAAGTCGTTTTGTCTTTAGAAGCGATTACAAAGGATTATGGGGATCATCAGGTAATCCATCCTTTTTCTTTAGAGATTTATCAAGGAGACAAGCTTGGTATTATCGGGAACAATGGATTGGGTAAAACTACATTAATGAAGTTACTTGCAGGTGTTGAGGCTCCTTCTTCAGGAAGTATCAAGTTAGGCCATCAAGCTATCTGTTCATATTTTCCTCAAAACCACAGCGATGTTCTAGCTGATTGTGGTCAAGAAACGCTATTTGAGTGGCTACGCAATCGCAAAACCGGAATTAACGATCAAGAAATCCGCAGTGTGTTAGGGAAAATGCTTTTTGGAGGCGATGATGCTTTCAAGCAAATCCAAGCATTATCTGGAGGAGAAACAGCTCGTCTTCTCATGGCGGGGATGATGCTAGAAAACCATAATGTCCTTATCCTTGATGAAGCGAACAACCACTTAGACTTAGAGTCTGTGTCTGCTCTTTCTTGGGCTATCAATGACTATAAGGGCACAGCGATTTTTGTCTCTCACGACAGAGGACTGATTCAAGATTGTGCTACGAAGTTATTGATCTTTGATAAAGATAAGATTACATTCTTCGATGGAACTATGGTAGACTATACTGCAGGTCATAAGCAATTGTTGTAA
- a CDS encoding Pmp family polymorphic membrane protein autotransporter adhesin, protein MRSSFSLLLISSSLAFPLLMSVSADAADLTLGSRDSYNGDTSTTEFTPKAATSDASGTTYILDGDVSISQAGKQTSLTTSCFSNTAGNLTFLGNGFSLHFDNIISSTVAGVVVSNTAASGITKFSGFSTLRMLAAPRTTGKGAIKITDGLVFESIGNLDLNENASSENGGAINTKTLSLTGSTRFVAFLGNSSSQQGGAIYASGDSVISENAGILSFGNNSATTSGGAISAEGNLVISNNQNIFFDGCKATTNGGAIDCNKAGANPDPILTLSGNESLHFLNNTAGNSGGAIYTKKLVLSSGRGGVLFSNNKAANATPKGGAIAILDSGEISISADLGNIIFEGNTTSTTGSPASVTRNAIDLASNAKFLNLRATRGNKVIFYDPITSSGATDKLSLNKADAGSGNTYEGYIVFSGEKLSEEELKKPDNLKSTFTQAVELAAGALVLKDGVTVVANTITQVEGSKVVMDGGTTFEASAEGVTLNGLAINIDSLDGTNKAIIKATAASKDVALSGPIMLVDAQGNYYEHHNLSQQQVFPLIELSAQGTMTTTDIPDTPILNTTNHYGYQGNWNNCLGRRCNCKNKKCYLNLD, encoded by the coding sequence ATGAGATCGTCTTTTTCCTTGTTATTAATATCTTCATCTCTAGCCTTTCCTCTCTTAATGAGTGTTTCTGCAGATGCTGCCGATCTCACATTAGGGAGTCGTGACAGTTATAATGGTGATACAAGCACCACAGAATTTACTCCTAAAGCGGCAACTTCTGATGCTAGTGGCACGACCTATATTCTCGATGGGGATGTCTCGATAAGCCAAGCAGGGAAACAAACGAGCTTAACCACAAGTTGTTTTTCTAACACTGCAGGAAATCTTACCTTCTTAGGGAACGGATTTTCTCTTCATTTTGACAATATTATTTCGTCTACTGTTGCAGGTGTTGTTGTTAGCAATACAGCAGCTTCTGGGATTACGAAATTCTCAGGATTTTCAACTCTTCGGATGCTTGCAGCTCCTAGGACCACAGGTAAAGGAGCCATTAAAATTACCGATGGTCTGGTGTTTGAGAGTATAGGGAATCTTGATCTTAATGAAAATGCCTCTAGTGAAAATGGGGGAGCCATCAATACGAAGACTTTGTCTTTGACTGGGAGTACGCGGTTTGTAGCGTTCCTTGGCAATAGCTCGTCGCAACAAGGGGGAGCGATCTATGCTTCTGGTGACTCTGTGATTTCTGAGAATGCAGGAATCTTGAGCTTCGGAAACAACAGTGCGACAACATCAGGAGGCGCGATCTCTGCTGAAGGGAACCTTGTGATCTCCAATAACCAAAATATCTTTTTCGATGGCTGCAAAGCAACTACAAATGGCGGAGCTATTGATTGTAACAAAGCAGGGGCGAACCCAGACCCTATCTTGACTCTTTCAGGAAATGAGAGCCTGCATTTTCTGAATAACACAGCAGGAAATAGTGGAGGTGCGATTTATACCAAAAAATTGGTGTTATCCTCAGGACGAGGAGGAGTGTTATTTTCTAACAACAAAGCTGCGAATGCTACTCCTAAAGGAGGGGCAATTGCGATTCTAGATTCTGGAGAGATTAGCATTTCTGCAGATCTCGGCAATATCATTTTCGAGGGCAATACTACGAGCACTACAGGAAGTCCTGCGAGTGTGACCAGAAATGCTATAGATCTTGCATCGAATGCAAAATTTTTAAATCTCCGAGCGACTCGGGGAAATAAAGTTATTTTCTATGATCCTATCACGAGCTCAGGAGCTACTGATAAGCTCTCTTTGAATAAAGCTGACGCAGGATCTGGAAATACCTATGAAGGCTACATCGTTTTCTCTGGAGAGAAACTCTCAGAAGAGGAACTTAAGAAACCTGACAATCTGAAGTCTACATTTACACAGGCTGTAGAGCTTGCTGCAGGTGCCTTAGTATTGAAAGATGGAGTGACTGTAGTTGCAAATACTATAACGCAGGTCGAGGGATCGAAAGTCGTTATGGATGGAGGGACTACTTTTGAGGCAAGCGCTGAGGGGGTCACTCTCAATGGCCTAGCCATTAATATAGATTCCTTAGATGGGACAAATAAAGCTATCATTAAGGCGACGGCAGCAAGTAAGGATGTTGCCTTATCAGGGCCTATCATGCTTGTAGATGCTCAGGGGAACTATTATGAGCATCATAATCTCAGTCAACAGCAGGTCTTTCCTTTAATAGAGCTTTCTGCACAAGGAACGATGACTACTACAGATATCCCCGATACCCCAATTCTAAATACTACGAATCACTATGGGTATCAAGGGAACTGGAATAATTGTTTGGGTCGACGATGCAACTGCAAAAACAAAAAATGCTACCTTAACTTGGACTAA
- a CDS encoding autotransporter domain-containing protein, which yields MVITNLSINADTIYGKNPINIVASAANKNITLTGTLALVNADGAFYENHTLQDSQDYSFVKLSPGAGGTIITQDASQKPLEVAPSRPHYGYQGHWNVQVIPGTGTQPSQANLEWVRTGYLPNPERQGSLVPNSLWGSFVDQRAIQEIMVNSSQILCQERGVWGAGIANFLHRDKINEHGYRHSGVGYLVGVGTHAFSDATINAAFCQLFSRDKDYVVSKNHGTSYSGVVFLEDTLEFRSPQGFYTDSSSEACCNQVVTIDMQLSYSHRNNDMKTKYTTYPEAQGSWANDVFGLEFGATTYYYPNSTFLFDYYSPFLRLQCIYAHQEDFKETGGEVRHFTSGDLFNLAVPIGVKFERFSDCKRGSYELTFAYVPDVIRKDPKSTATLASGATWSTHGNNLSRQGLQLRLGNHCLINPGIEVFSHGAIELRGSSRNYNINLGGKYRF from the coding sequence ATTGTCATCACAAATTTATCTATAAATGCCGATACCATTTACGGAAAGAATCCTATCAATATTGTAGCTTCAGCAGCGAATAAGAACATTACCCTAACAGGAACCTTAGCACTTGTAAATGCAGATGGAGCTTTCTATGAGAACCATACCTTGCAAGACTCTCAAGACTATAGCTTTGTAAAGTTATCTCCAGGAGCGGGAGGGACTATAATTACTCAAGATGCTTCTCAGAAGCCTCTTGAAGTAGCTCCTTCTAGACCACATTATGGCTATCAAGGACATTGGAATGTGCAAGTCATCCCAGGAACGGGAACTCAACCGAGCCAGGCAAATTTAGAATGGGTGCGGACAGGATACCTTCCGAATCCCGAACGGCAAGGATCTTTAGTTCCCAATAGCCTGTGGGGTTCTTTTGTTGATCAGCGTGCTATCCAAGAAATCATGGTAAATAGTAGCCAAATCTTATGTCAGGAACGGGGAGTCTGGGGAGCTGGAATTGCTAATTTCCTACATAGAGATAAAATTAATGAGCACGGCTATCGCCATAGCGGTGTCGGTTATCTTGTGGGAGTTGGCACTCATGCTTTTTCTGATGCTACGATAAATGCGGCTTTTTGCCAGCTCTTCAGTAGAGATAAAGACTACGTAGTATCCAAAAATCATGGAACTAGCTACTCAGGGGTCGTATTTCTTGAGGATACCCTAGAGTTTAGAAGTCCACAGGGATTCTATACTGATAGCTCCTCAGAAGCTTGCTGTAACCAAGTCGTCACTATAGATATGCAGTTGTCTTACAGCCATAGAAATAATGATATGAAAACCAAATACACGACATATCCAGAAGCTCAGGGATCTTGGGCAAATGATGTTTTTGGTCTTGAGTTTGGAGCGACTACATACTACTACCCTAACAGTACTTTTTTATTTGATTACTACTCTCCGTTTCTCAGGCTGCAGTGCATCTATGCTCACCAGGAAGACTTCAAAGAGACAGGAGGTGAGGTTCGTCACTTTACTAGCGGAGATCTTTTCAATTTAGCAGTTCCTATTGGCGTGAAGTTTGAGAGATTTTCAGACTGTAAAAGGGGATCTTATGAACTTACCTTTGCTTATGTTCCTGATGTGATTCGCAAAGATCCCAAGAGCACGGCAACATTGGCTAGTGGAGCTACGTGGAGCACCCACGGAAACAATCTCTCCAGACAAGGATTACAACTGCGTTTAGGGAACCACTGTCTCATAAATCCTGGAATTGAGGTGTTCAGTCACGGAGCTATTGAATTGCGGGGATCCTCTCGTAATTATAACATCAATCTCGGGGGTAAATACCGATTTTAA
- a CDS encoding polymorphic outer membrane protein middle domain-containing protein → MLFSKNFSTDNGGAITAKTLSLTGTTMSALFSENTSSKKGGAIQTSDALTITGNQGEVSFSDNTSSDSGAAIFTEASVTISNNAKVSFIDNKVTGASSSTTGDMSGGAICAYKTSTDTKVTLTGNQMLLFSNNTSTTAGGAIYVKKLELASGGLTLFSRNSVNGGTAPKGGAIAIEDSGELSLSADSGDIVFLGNTVTSTTPGTNRSSIDLGTSAKMTALRSAAGRAIYFYDPITTGSSTTVTDVLKVNETPADSALQYTGNIIFTGEKLSETEAADSKNLTSKLLQPVTLSGGTLSLKHGVTLQTQAFTQQADSRLEMDVGTTLEPADTSTINNLVINISSIDGAKKAKIETKATSKNLTLSGTITLLDPTGTFYENHSLRNPQSYDILELKASGTVTSTAVTPDPIMGEKFHYGYQGTWGPIVWGTGASTTATFNWTKTGYIPNPERIGSLVPNSLWNAFIDISSLHYLMETANEGLQGDRAFWCAGLSNFFHKDSTKTRRGFRHLSGGYVIGGNLHTCSDKILSAAFCQLFGRDRDYFVAKNQGTVYGGTLYYQHNETYISLPCKLRPCSLSYVPTEIPVLFSGNLSYTHTDNDLKTKYTTYPTVKGSWGNDSFALEFGGRAPICLDESALFEQYMPFMKLQFVYAHQEGFKEQGTEAREFGSSRLVNLALPIGIRFDKESDCQDATYNLTLGYTVDLVRSNPDCTTTLRISGDSWKTFGTNLARQALVLRAGNHFCFNSNFEAFSQFSFELRGSSRNYNVDLGAKYQF, encoded by the coding sequence CATTACTGGAAACCAAGGGGAAGTCTCTTTTTCTGACAATACTTCTTCGGATTCTGGAGCTGCAATTTTTACAGAAGCCTCGGTGACTATTTCTAATAATGCTAAAGTTTCCTTTATTGACAATAAGGTCACAGGAGCGAGCTCCTCAACAACGGGGGATATGTCAGGAGGTGCTATCTGTGCTTATAAAACTAGTACAGATACTAAGGTCACCCTCACTGGAAATCAGATGTTACTCTTCAGCAACAATACATCGACAACAGCGGGAGGAGCTATCTATGTGAAAAAGCTCGAACTGGCTTCCGGAGGACTTACCCTATTCAGTAGAAATAGTGTCAATGGAGGTACAGCTCCTAAAGGTGGAGCCATAGCTATCGAAGATAGTGGGGAATTGAGTTTATCCGCCGATAGTGGTGACATTGTCTTTTTAGGGAATACAGTCACTTCTACTACTCCTGGGACGAATAGAAGTAGTATCGACTTAGGAACGAGTGCAAAGATGACAGCTTTGCGTTCTGCTGCTGGTAGAGCCATCTACTTCTATGATCCCATAACTACAGGATCATCCACAACAGTTACAGATGTCTTAAAAGTTAATGAGACTCCGGCAGATTCTGCACTACAATATACAGGGAACATCATCTTCACAGGAGAAAAGTTATCAGAGACAGAGGCCGCAGATTCTAAAAATCTTACTTCGAAGCTACTACAGCCTGTAACTCTTTCAGGAGGTACTCTATCTTTAAAACATGGAGTGACTCTGCAGACTCAGGCATTCACTCAACAGGCAGATTCTCGTCTCGAAATGGACGTAGGAACTACTCTAGAACCTGCTGATACTAGCACCATAAACAATTTGGTCATTAACATCAGTTCTATAGACGGTGCAAAGAAGGCAAAAATAGAAACCAAAGCTACGTCAAAAAATCTGACTTTATCTGGAACCATCACTTTATTGGACCCGACGGGCACGTTTTATGAAAATCATAGTTTAAGAAATCCTCAGTCCTACGACATCTTAGAGCTCAAAGCTTCTGGAACTGTAACAAGCACCGCAGTGACTCCAGATCCTATAATGGGTGAGAAATTCCATTACGGCTATCAGGGAACTTGGGGCCCAATTGTTTGGGGGACAGGGGCTTCTACGACTGCAACCTTCAACTGGACTAAAACTGGCTATATTCCTAATCCCGAGCGTATCGGCTCTTTAGTCCCTAATAGCTTATGGAATGCATTTATAGATATTAGCTCTCTCCATTATCTTATGGAGACTGCAAACGAAGGGTTGCAGGGAGACCGTGCTTTTTGGTGTGCTGGATTATCTAACTTCTTCCATAAGGATAGTACAAAAACACGACGCGGGTTTCGCCATTTGAGTGGCGGTTATGTCATAGGAGGAAACCTACATACTTGTTCAGATAAGATTCTTAGTGCTGCATTTTGTCAGCTCTTTGGAAGAGATAGAGACTACTTTGTAGCTAAGAATCAAGGTACAGTCTACGGAGGAACTCTCTATTACCAGCACAACGAAACCTATATCTCTCTTCCTTGCAAACTACGGCCTTGTTCGTTGTCTTATGTTCCTACAGAGATTCCTGTTCTCTTTTCAGGAAACCTTAGCTACACCCATACGGATAACGATCTGAAAACCAAGTATACAACATATCCTACTGTTAAAGGAAGCTGGGGGAATGATAGTTTCGCTTTAGAATTCGGTGGAAGAGCTCCGATTTGCTTAGATGAAAGTGCTCTATTTGAGCAGTACATGCCCTTCATGAAATTGCAGTTTGTCTATGCACATCAGGAAGGTTTTAAAGAACAGGGAACAGAAGCTCGTGAATTTGGAAGTAGCCGTCTTGTGAATCTTGCCTTACCTATCGGGATCCGATTTGATAAGGAATCAGACTGCCAAGATGCAACGTACAATCTAACTCTTGGTTATACTGTGGATCTTGTTCGTAGTAACCCCGACTGTACGACAACACTGCGAATTAGCGGTGATTCTTGGAAAACTTTCGGTACGAATTTGGCAAGACAAGCTTTAGTCCTTCGTGCAGGGAACCATTTTTGCTTTAACTCAAATTTTGAAGCCTTTAGCCAATTTTCTTTTGAATTGCGTGGGTCATCTCGCAATTACAATGTAGACTTAGGAGCAAAATACCAATTCTAA
- a CDS encoding HEAT repeat domain-containing protein has translation MGLFHLTLFGLLLCSLPISLVAKFPESVGHKILYISTQSTQQALATYLEALDAYGDHDFFVLRKIGEDYLKQSIHSSDPQTRKSTVIGAGLAGSSEALDVLSQAMETADPLQQLLVLSAVSGHLGKTSDDLLFKALASPYPVIRLEAAYRLANLKNTKVIDHLHSFIHKLPEEIQCLSAAIFLRLETEESDAYIRDLLAAKKSAIRSATALQIGEYQQKRFLPTLRNLLTSASPQDQEAILYALGKLKDGQSYYNIKKQLQKPDVDVTLAAAQALIALGKEEDALPVIKKQALEERPRALYALRHLPSEIGIPIALPIFLKTKNSEAKLNVALALLELGCDTPKLLEYITERLVQPHYNETLALSFSKGRTLQNWKRVNIIVPQDPQERERLLSTTRGLEEQILTFLFRLPKEAYLPCIYKLLASQKTQLATTAISFLSHTSHQEALDLLFQAAKLPGEPIIRAYADLAIYNLTKDPEKKRSLHDYAKKLIQETLLFVDTENQRPHPSMPYLRYQVTPESRTKLMLDILETLATSKSSEDIRLLIQLMTEGDAKNFPVLAGLLIKIVE, from the coding sequence ATGGGACTATTCCATCTAACTCTCTTTGGACTTTTATTGTGTAGTCTTCCCATTTCTCTTGTTGCTAAATTCCCTGAGTCTGTAGGTCATAAGATCCTTTATATAAGTACGCAATCTACACAGCAGGCCTTAGCAACATATCTGGAAGCTCTAGATGCCTACGGTGATCATGACTTCTTCGTTTTAAGAAAAATCGGAGAAGACTATCTCAAGCAAAGCATCCACTCCTCAGATCCGCAAACTAGAAAAAGCACCGTCATTGGAGCAGGCCTGGCGGGATCTTCAGAAGCCTTGGACGTGCTCTCCCAAGCTATGGAAACTGCAGACCCCCTGCAGCAGCTACTGGTTTTATCGGCAGTCTCAGGACATCTTGGGAAAACTTCTGACGACTTACTGTTTAAAGCTTTAGCATCTCCCTATCCTGTCATCCGCTTAGAAGCCGCCTATAGACTTGCTAATTTGAAGAACACTAAAGTCATTGATCATCTACATTCTTTCATTCATAAGCTTCCCGAAGAAATCCAATGCCTATCTGCGGCAATATTCCTACGCTTGGAGACTGAAGAATCTGATGCTTATATTCGGGATCTCTTAGCTGCCAAGAAAAGCGCGATTCGGAGTGCCACAGCTTTGCAGATCGGAGAATACCAACAAAAACGCTTTCTTCCGACACTTAGGAATTTGCTAACGAGTGCGTCTCCTCAAGATCAAGAAGCTATTCTTTATGCTTTAGGGAAGCTTAAGGATGGTCAGAGCTACTACAATATAAAAAAGCAATTGCAGAAGCCTGATGTGGATGTCACTTTAGCAGCAGCTCAAGCTTTAATTGCTTTGGGGAAAGAAGAGGACGCTCTTCCCGTGATAAAAAAGCAAGCACTTGAGGAGCGGCCTCGAGCCCTGTATGCCTTACGGCATCTACCCTCTGAGATAGGGATTCCGATTGCCCTGCCGATATTCCTAAAAACTAAGAACAGCGAAGCCAAGTTGAATGTAGCTTTAGCTCTCTTAGAGTTAGGGTGTGACACCCCTAAACTACTGGAATACATTACCGAAAGGCTTGTCCAACCACATTATAATGAGACTCTAGCCTTGAGTTTCTCTAAGGGGCGTACTTTACAAAATTGGAAGCGGGTGAACATCATAGTCCCTCAAGATCCCCAGGAGAGGGAAAGGTTGCTCTCCACAACCCGAGGTCTTGAAGAGCAGATCCTTACGTTTCTCTTCCGCCTACCTAAAGAAGCTTACCTCCCCTGTATTTATAAGCTTTTGGCGAGTCAGAAAACTCAGCTTGCCACTACTGCGATTTCTTTTTTAAGTCACACCTCACATCAGGAAGCCTTAGATCTACTTTTCCAAGCTGCGAAGCTTCCTGGAGAACCTATCATCCGCGCCTATGCAGATCTTGCTATTTATAATCTCACCAAAGATCCTGAAAAAAAACGTTCTCTCCATGATTATGCAAAAAAGCTAATTCAGGAAACCTTGTTATTTGTGGACACGGAAAACCAAAGACCCCATCCCAGCATGCCCTATCTACGTTATCAGGTCACCCCAGAAAGCCGTACGAAGCTCATGTTGGATATTCTAGAGACACTAGCCACCTCGAAGTCTTCCGAAGATATCCGTTTATTGATACAACTGATGACGGAAGGAGATGCAAAAAATTTCCCAGTCCTTGCAGGCTTACTCATAAAAATTGTGGAGTAA
- a CDS encoding Maf-like protein: MSLPLVLGSSSPRRKFILEKFRVPFTVIPSNFDESKVSYSGDPIAYTQELAAQKAYAVSELHSPCDCIILTGDTIVSYDGRIFTKPQDKADAIQMLKTLRNQTHDVVTSIAVLHKGKLLTGSETSQISLTMIPDHRIESYIDTVGTLNNCGAYDVCHGGLILKKVHGCVYNVQGLPIQTLKYLLEELNIDLWDYSI; encoded by the coding sequence ATGTCCCTTCCTTTAGTTTTAGGGTCTTCTTCGCCAAGAAGAAAATTTATTTTAGAAAAATTTCGTGTTCCCTTTACTGTCATTCCTTCAAATTTTGATGAGAGTAAAGTCAGCTACTCTGGGGATCCTATAGCCTATACACAAGAACTTGCCGCACAAAAGGCCTATGCAGTTTCTGAGCTACATTCGCCTTGTGACTGTATTATCCTCACTGGCGATACTATTGTTTCTTACGATGGCCGTATTTTCACAAAACCTCAAGACAAAGCAGACGCTATCCAGATGTTAAAGACCTTGAGGAATCAGACGCATGATGTGGTCACGAGTATTGCCGTATTACATAAGGGAAAACTCCTCACAGGGTCAGAGACTTCTCAGATTTCACTTACTATGATTCCTGATCACCGCATAGAGTCTTATATCGACACTGTAGGAACATTAAATAATTGTGGCGCTTATGACGTTTGCCATGGTGGCTTGATTTTGAAAAAGGTCCATGGATGTGTTTATAATGTTCAAGGTCTCCCTATCCAAACATTGAAATACTTGCTAGAGGAGTTGAACATCGATCTATGGGACTATTCCATCTAA